In Rosa chinensis cultivar Old Blush chromosome 1, RchiOBHm-V2, whole genome shotgun sequence, a genomic segment contains:
- the LOC112182314 gene encoding G-type lectin S-receptor-like serine/threonine-protein kinase At5g24080 isoform X2, which produces MDGDATIWTSNTSGTGVEFASLLESGNFILYNEANRPMWQSFSHPSDTLLPNQPLSVSLELTTAKSPSHGGYYALKMLQQRTSLSLALTYNMPESTYNTSPESYYNNSYWTGPEISNVTGDVIAVLDEAGSFGIVYGESSDGAVYVYKNDGDDGGLSAASNKSNRLSVLRRLTLETNGNLRLYRWDDDVNGSRQWVSEWAAVSTPCDISGICGNGICTLDRTKANASCSCLPGTYKVNSGGQCSENSSLIGRCDSKQDYQPSQFRMSTVQQTNYYLPKFSVIANYSDIENVSKCGDVCLADCECVASVYGLDDENAYCWVLRSMEFGGFQDPGSTLFVKIRSNGSVVPEGDTRGSGDSSDGSSSNREKVLVIPIVLSMTVLIALLCLLLYYNVHKRRSFKRDMEKSLILSGAPMNFSYRDLQVRTWNFSQLLGTGGFGSVYKGSLADGTLVAVKKLERVLPHGEKEFITEVNTIGSMHHMNLVRLCGYCSEASQRLLVYEFMKNGSLDKWIFPSKYSGHRLLDWETRFNIAVGTAQGIAYFHEQCRDRIIHCDIKPENILIDENFCPKVSDFGLAKMMGREHSQVVTMVRGTRGYLAPEWVSNRPITVKADVYSYGMLLLEIVGGRRNLDMSFDVDDFFYPGWAFKEMTSGEPLKVADRRLEGAVEEEELIRALQTAFWCIQDEVFMRPTMGEVVRMLEGSVEINMPPMPQTVLELIDEGLDHVYRAMRREFNNHFSSFTINTHHSSQATCSYSTVSPR; this is translated from the exons ATGGATGGTGATGCtactatttggacctccaacacTTCAGGCACCGGCGTTGAATTTGCATCCCTATTAGAATCTGGAAACTTCATCTTATACAATGAAGCCAACCGCCCTATGTGGCAGAGTTTCTCACATCCATCTGATACTCTCCTCCCAAACCAGCCTCTTTCGGTCTCTTTAGAGCTCACAACAGCTAAGTCACCCTCTCATGGTGGCTATTATGCTCTCAAAATGCTTCAACAGCGCACTTCGTTAAGCCTTGCATTGACTTATAATATGCCAGAAAGTACTTACAATACCTCACCAGAATCTTACTATAACAACTCTTACTGGACTGGACCGGAGATATCAAATGTGACAGGAGATGTCATAGCGGTTTTGGATGAAGCAGGAAGCTTTGGAATTGTGTACGGTGAGTCTTCAGATGGAGCTGTATATGTGTACAAgaatgatggtgatgatggaggACTATCAGCAGCCTCAAACAAATCAAACAGGTTGTCAGTTCTTCGGAGATTGACACTCGAAACTAATGGAAATTTGCGTTTGTATCGTTGGGATGATGATGTCAATGGGTCAAGGCAATGGGTGTCAGAGTGGGCTGCAGTTTCAACACCATGTGACATTTCTGGAATTTGTGGTAATGGGATTTGTACTTTAGATAGGACCAAGGCCAATGCTTCTTGCTCATGTCTGCCAGGGACTTATAAGGTGAATAGTGGAGGTCAGTGTTCAGAGAACTCATCATTGATTGGAAGATGTGATTCGAAGCAGGATTATCAACCTTCACAGTTTAGAATGTCCACGGTGCAGCAAACCAATTACTATTTGccaaaattttcagtcataGCAAATTATAGTGACATTGAAAATGTATCAAAATGTGGAGATGTTTGCTTAGCTGATTGTGAATGTGTTGCTTCAGTTTACGGGCTTGATGATGAAAATGCTTACTGTTGGGTTTTGAGGAGCATGGAGTTTGGTGGCTTTCAGGACCCTGGCTCAACCTTGTTTGTCAAAATTAGGTCCAATGGCTCGGTGGTACCAGAGGGAGATACAAGAGGATCCGGGGATTCATCAGATGGGTCTAGTAGTAACAGAGAAAAGGTTTTGGTTATACCTATTGTTCTGAGCATGACTGTTCTTATAGCCCTCCTATGTCTCTTACTATATTACAATGTGCATAAGAGGAGATCCTTCAAGAGAGACATGGAGAAGTCTTTAATCTTGTCTGGTGCTCCAATGAATTTTAGTTACCGTGATTTACAAGTTCGTACCTGGAATTTTTCACAGCTGCTTGGAACTG GGGGCTTTGGGAGTGTGTACAAGGGAAGCCTTGCAGATGGTACTTTGGTTGCAGTTAAAAAACTTGAAAGGGTTTTGCCCCATGGGGAGAAGGAGTTTATAACTGAAGTCAACACCATTGGCTCTATGCATCACATGAACTTGGTTCGGCTATGTGGCTACTGCTCCGAAGCTTCACAACG GCTTTTGGTTTATGAATTCATGAAAAATGGGTCATTGGACAAATGGATATTTCCCTCAAAATATTCTGGACATAGGTTGCTGGACTGGGAAACTCGCTTTAACATAGCAGTGGGAACTGCACAAGGGATTGCATATTTTCATGAGCAATGTCGAGATCGAATAATACACTGTGACATCAAGCCGGAAAATATTCTTATAGATGAAAATTTCTGTCCTAAAGTGTCTGACTTTGGACTAGCTAAGATGATGGGAAGAGAGCACTCACAGGTTGTTACCATGGTCAGAGGAACTAGAGGCTATTTGGCTCCAGAGTGGGTGAGTAACCGGCCTATAACTGTCAAGGCTGATGTTTATAGCTATGGCATGCTTCTCCTAGAGATCGTTGGTGGTCGAAGAAACCTTGACATGTCTTTTGATGTTGATGACTTCTTCTATCCTGGATGGGCTTTTAAG GAGATGACAAGTGGAGAGCCACTGAAAGTTGCAGATAGGAGACTAGAAGGAgcagtggaagaagaagaactcaTAAGAGCCTTGCAAACCGCATTTTGGTGCATACAAGATGAGGTTTTCATGAGACCTACAATGGGGGAAGTGGTGAGGATGCTGGAAGGATCGGTCGAAATCAACATGCCACCAATGCCCCAGACGGTTTTGGAGTTAATTGATGAAGGCTTAGATCATGTGTACAGAGCCATGAGGAGAGAGTTCAACAACCACTTCAGCTCATTCACCATCAACACCCACCATTCATCTCAAGCTACATGCAGTTATTCCACAGTGTCCCCTAGATAG
- the LOC112172423 gene encoding FRIGIDA-like protein 2 isoform X2, giving the protein MDSDLEGIEARESRLRNAYESAHAQASSILRFTVQWKELEEHIEYTKGLFKARFEEVRNREREIGVKEKEMAEEEVKFKAERDSKAKDLHRIQRMVEEKQKEIDGMEKRFSEVEDLVREKELDCKLVRKCIEEGQRKLGSVEEQIRVKGMQLKYVQGLVEKQWKEHDLKEEKIRAMEKKEKDFSLLEKSMEEWAGRHEAKEMELRRWVEKLEGQEREVGSKIDEVNLIDKKVHECLKEVQLKEQKLYSLEKSLHVQSCGLQKKERELEIKQEQVDLDVVRKSTKVHSQTLKSKENSHQLEVEESEDTIPSANNGNRDGRGLQLLMNQHLRRNDLMLKEIDDTLQRSSDPAKLLLDAMHGFYPSYSAVENNKFELTVIRRSCNFLLRELKRVSPNITPQLRGEAMTLAAEWKAKMHTDNWLEVLGLLLLLAAYDLSSTYDVKELESLVGIVAQHNYDTAELCLALGIGDKAPDQDTQGQSTSKRNTSSNNCSPDNKIEKRADSPLANIQQTTTTNTDLPNLQVLPNEHLSTGNPLMIPAVTDGSCQSLVGLAECAEGAIRNGSKAVKDLKDVIRCIKDYNLESEYPSKDIELQLQKLESLIVDREAACLDAKPVKQQAKKKRWRKRDSSTYVSDFQPPQSAKKKHIKCYHCNELGHVQSNCPQRC; this is encoded by the exons ATGGATTCGGATTTGGAAGGAATTGAGGCTAGGGAGAGTAGGCTGCGCAATGCTTATGAGAGTGCTCATGCTCAAGCTTCGTCGATTTTGCGGTTCACGGTGCAATGGAAGGAGCTTGAGGAGCATATTGAGTACACTAAGGGGTTGTTTAAGGCCCGATTTGAGGAGGTTCGGAACCGGGAGAGGGAGATTGGGGTGAAGGAGAAGGAGATGGCGGAGGAAGAGGTGAAGTTTAAGGCGGAGAGGGACTCGAAAGCGAAGGATTTGCATAGGATTCAGAGGATGGTTGAGGAGAAGCAGAAGGAGATTGATGGGATGGAGAAGCGGTTTTCAGAGGTGGAGGATTTGGTTAGGGAGAAGGAGCTGGATTGTAAGTTGGTTCGGAAATGTATTGAAGAGGGGCAGAGGAAGTTGGGTTCGGTGGAAGAGCAGATTCGGGTGAAGGGGATGCAGTTGAAGTATGTTCAGGGGTTGGTTGAGAAGCAATGGAAGGAGCATGATTTGAAAGAGGAGAAGATTCGGGcaatggagaagaaagagaaggattTCAGTTTGCTTGAGAAGTCGATGGAGGAGTGGGCCGGTAGACATGAGGCAAAGGAGATGGAGCTTCGGAGATGGGTTGAGAAGCTTGAAGGACAGGAGAGAGAGGTTGGCTCTAAGATTGATGAagtgaatttgattgataagaAGGTCCATGAATGCCTGAAAGAGGTTCAGTTGAAAGAACAGAAATTGTATTCCCTTGAAAAGTCACTACATGTACAATCGTGTGGACTTcaaaagaaagagagggagCTTGAAATCAAGCAAGAACAAGTTGATTTGGATGTGGTTCGAAAATCCACGAAAGTACACAGCCAGACTTTGAAATCGAAGGAGAATTCTCATCAATTGGAAGTTGAGGAATCAGAAGATACTATTCCTTCTGCTAACAATGGGAATCGGGATGGCAGAGGCTTGCAATTGTTAATGAACCAGCATTTGAGGAGGAATGATTTGATGCTTAAAGAAATCGACGATACTCTTCAAAGGTCATCAGATCCAGCTAAACTGTTGTTGGATGCAATGCATGGTTTTTACCCTTCATATTCGGCTGTGGAAAACAACAAGTTTGAGTTGACAGTTATTAGGAGGAGTTGTAATTTTTTGTTGAGGGAGTTAAAAAGAGTCTCTCCAAATATTACTCCTCAATTGAGAGGAGAAGCTATGACGTTAGCAGCTGAGTGGAAAGCTAAGATGCATACTGACAACTGGTTGGAGGTATTGGGTCTTTTGCTGCTTCTTGCTGCTTATGATTTGAGCTCTACTTATGATGTGAAGGAGCTTGAAAGTCTGGTTGGTATAGTTGCTCAGCACAACTATGACACAGCTGAATTATGCCTGGCTCTTGGTATTGGAGATAAGGCACCTGATCAGGACACACAGGGTCAAAGCACTTCAAAAAGAAATACAAGCAGCAACAATTGTTCCCCTGATAATAAAATTGAGAAACGTGCAGATTCTCCACTGGCCAATATTCAACAGACTACCACCACAAATACAGATTTACCGAATCTGCAGGTGTTACCAAATGAGCATTTGAGTACTGGGAATCCTTTGATGATTCCAGCTGTTACAGATGGTTCCTGTCAGTCATTAGTTGGTTTAGCAG AATGTGCAGAGGGTGCGATAAGGAATGGCTCAAAGGCAGTAAAGGACCTGAAAGATGTGATTAGATGCATCAAAGATTACAACCTAGAGTCCGAATACCCATCCAAGGACATTGAATTGCAACTTCAGAAGCTGGAGAGCCTAATAGTGGATCGGGAAGCTGCATGTCTTGACGCCAAGCCAGTTAAACAACAAGCTAAGAAGAAAAGATGGAGGAAACGTGATAGCAGCACTTATGTCTCCGATTTTCAACCACCACAATCAGCGAAGAAGAAACACATCAAGTGTTACCATTGCAATGAGCTAGGGCATGTTCAGAGCAACTGTCCCCAAAGATGCTGA
- the LOC112172423 gene encoding uncharacterized protein LOC112172423 isoform X1 codes for MDSDLEGIEARESRLRNAYESAHAQASSILRFTVQWKELEEHIEYTKGLFKARFEEVRNREREIGVKEKEMAEEEVKFKAERDSKAKDLHRIQRMVEEKQKEIDGMEKRFSEVEDLVREKELDCKLVRKCIEEGQRKLGSVEEQIRVKGMQLKYVQGLVEKQWKEHDLKEEKIRAMEKKEKDFSLLEKSMEEWAGRHEAKEMELRRWVEKLEGQEREVGSKIDEVNLIDKKVHECLKEVQLKEQKLYSLEKSLHVQSCGLQKKERELEIKQEQVDLDVVRKSTKVHSQTLKSKENSHQLEVEESEDTIPSANNGNRDGRGLQLLMNQHLRRNDLMLKEIDDTLQRSSDPAKLLLDAMHGFYPSYSAVENNKFELTVIRRSCNFLLRELKRVSPNITPQLRGEAMTLAAEWKAKMHTDNWLEVLGLLLLLAAYDLSSTYDVKELESLVGIVAQHNYDTAELCLALGIGDKAPDQDTQGQSTSKRNTSSNNCSPDNKIEKRADSPLANIQQTTTTNTDLPNLQVLPNEHLSTGNPLMIPAVTDGSCQSLVGLAGKVVAAGLVQELIANKQLLQAVVFSCTLKLTDMFPPVPLLKECAEGAIRNGSKAVKDLKDVIRCIKDYNLESEYPSKDIELQLQKLESLIVDREAACLDAKPVKQQAKKKRWRKRDSSTYVSDFQPPQSAKKKHIKCYHCNELGHVQSNCPQRC; via the coding sequence ATGGATTCGGATTTGGAAGGAATTGAGGCTAGGGAGAGTAGGCTGCGCAATGCTTATGAGAGTGCTCATGCTCAAGCTTCGTCGATTTTGCGGTTCACGGTGCAATGGAAGGAGCTTGAGGAGCATATTGAGTACACTAAGGGGTTGTTTAAGGCCCGATTTGAGGAGGTTCGGAACCGGGAGAGGGAGATTGGGGTGAAGGAGAAGGAGATGGCGGAGGAAGAGGTGAAGTTTAAGGCGGAGAGGGACTCGAAAGCGAAGGATTTGCATAGGATTCAGAGGATGGTTGAGGAGAAGCAGAAGGAGATTGATGGGATGGAGAAGCGGTTTTCAGAGGTGGAGGATTTGGTTAGGGAGAAGGAGCTGGATTGTAAGTTGGTTCGGAAATGTATTGAAGAGGGGCAGAGGAAGTTGGGTTCGGTGGAAGAGCAGATTCGGGTGAAGGGGATGCAGTTGAAGTATGTTCAGGGGTTGGTTGAGAAGCAATGGAAGGAGCATGATTTGAAAGAGGAGAAGATTCGGGcaatggagaagaaagagaaggattTCAGTTTGCTTGAGAAGTCGATGGAGGAGTGGGCCGGTAGACATGAGGCAAAGGAGATGGAGCTTCGGAGATGGGTTGAGAAGCTTGAAGGACAGGAGAGAGAGGTTGGCTCTAAGATTGATGAagtgaatttgattgataagaAGGTCCATGAATGCCTGAAAGAGGTTCAGTTGAAAGAACAGAAATTGTATTCCCTTGAAAAGTCACTACATGTACAATCGTGTGGACTTcaaaagaaagagagggagCTTGAAATCAAGCAAGAACAAGTTGATTTGGATGTGGTTCGAAAATCCACGAAAGTACACAGCCAGACTTTGAAATCGAAGGAGAATTCTCATCAATTGGAAGTTGAGGAATCAGAAGATACTATTCCTTCTGCTAACAATGGGAATCGGGATGGCAGAGGCTTGCAATTGTTAATGAACCAGCATTTGAGGAGGAATGATTTGATGCTTAAAGAAATCGACGATACTCTTCAAAGGTCATCAGATCCAGCTAAACTGTTGTTGGATGCAATGCATGGTTTTTACCCTTCATATTCGGCTGTGGAAAACAACAAGTTTGAGTTGACAGTTATTAGGAGGAGTTGTAATTTTTTGTTGAGGGAGTTAAAAAGAGTCTCTCCAAATATTACTCCTCAATTGAGAGGAGAAGCTATGACGTTAGCAGCTGAGTGGAAAGCTAAGATGCATACTGACAACTGGTTGGAGGTATTGGGTCTTTTGCTGCTTCTTGCTGCTTATGATTTGAGCTCTACTTATGATGTGAAGGAGCTTGAAAGTCTGGTTGGTATAGTTGCTCAGCACAACTATGACACAGCTGAATTATGCCTGGCTCTTGGTATTGGAGATAAGGCACCTGATCAGGACACACAGGGTCAAAGCACTTCAAAAAGAAATACAAGCAGCAACAATTGTTCCCCTGATAATAAAATTGAGAAACGTGCAGATTCTCCACTGGCCAATATTCAACAGACTACCACCACAAATACAGATTTACCGAATCTGCAGGTGTTACCAAATGAGCATTTGAGTACTGGGAATCCTTTGATGATTCCAGCTGTTACAGATGGTTCCTGTCAGTCATTAGTTGGTTTAGCAGGTAAAGTGGTTGCAGCAGGTTTGGTTCAGGAGCTTATTGCAAACAAGCAACTGCTTCAGGCCGTTGTGTTTAGTTGCACCCTCAAGTTAACTGACATGTTTCCCCCTGTGCCACTGTTAAAAGAATGTGCAGAGGGTGCGATAAGGAATGGCTCAAAGGCAGTAAAGGACCTGAAAGATGTGATTAGATGCATCAAAGATTACAACCTAGAGTCCGAATACCCATCCAAGGACATTGAATTGCAACTTCAGAAGCTGGAGAGCCTAATAGTGGATCGGGAAGCTGCATGTCTTGACGCCAAGCCAGTTAAACAACAAGCTAAGAAGAAAAGATGGAGGAAACGTGATAGCAGCACTTATGTCTCCGATTTTCAACCACCACAATCAGCGAAGAAGAAACACATCAAGTGTTACCATTGCAATGAGCTAGGGCATGTTCAGAGCAACTGTCCCCAAAGATGCTGA
- the LOC112182324 gene encoding hevamine-A, translated as MASILVAALLSLATLLLLAVGSNAGGIAIYWGQNGNEGTLAQTCASGNYKFVNIAFLSSFGNGRIPTINLAGHCDPYSNGCTKFSSQIKSCQAKGIKVILSIGGGAGGYSLASSSDARQFGAYLWNNFLGGHSSSRPLGDAVLDGVDFDIEGGNDQYYDDLARYLSAQSKKGSKKVYLTAAPQCPFPDAYVGNALETGLFDYVWVQFYNNPPCQYTSGDVTNLENAWKQWTSAIPAQKIFLGLPAAPQAAGSGFIPAAALTSKVLPGIKNSAKYGGVMLWSKYYDDLDGYSSSIKNHV; from the coding sequence atggcttcaattttagtAGCAGCATTGTTATCTTTAGCAACACTACTACTTCTGGCAGTTGGGTCTAATGCAGGCGGAATCGCGATTTACTGGGGCCAAAATGGAAATGAAGGCACATTAGCACAAACATGTGCCTCAGGGAACTACAAGTTTGTAAACATAGCTTTCCTTTCATCATTTGGCAATGGCCGAATCCCTACCATCAACCTTGCGGGTCACTGTGACCCGTACAGCAATGGATGCACCAAGTTCAGCTCGCAAATAAAGTCGTGCCAAGCCAAAGGCATCAAGGTCATACTATCTATTGGAGGTGGTGCTGGAGGCTACTCTCTAGCTTCATCCAGTGATGCCCGCCAATTTGGTGCTTACTTGTGGAACAACTTCTTGGGAGGACACTCCTCTTCAAGGCCGTTGGGAGATGCTGTTTTGGATGGAGTTGACTTCGACATTGAAGGAGGGAATGACCAGTACTATGATGACCTTGCTAGATACCTTTCGGCGCAGAGCAAGAAGGGCAGCAAGAAAGTTTACTTGACTGCCGCTCCACAGTGTCCCTTTCCTGATGCTTATGTTGGAAATGCACTTGAGACAGGCCTATTTGACTATGTTTGGGTTCAATTTTACAACAACCCTCCTTGTCAGTACACTTCTGGCGATGTCACCAATCTCGAAAACGCTTGGAAGCAATGGACTTCAGCCATTCCTGCACAAAAGATCTTTTTAGGACTCCCTGCTGCACCTCAAGCTGCTGGTAGCGGATTCATTCCTGCTGCTGCTCTCACTTCAAAAGTCCTTCCGGGTATAAAAAATTCGGCTAAATATGGTGGTGTCATGCTTTGGTCCAAGTATTATGATGATCTTGATGGATACAGCTCCTCCATCAAGAATCATGTCTAG
- the LOC112182314 gene encoding G-type lectin S-receptor-like serine/threonine-protein kinase At5g24080 isoform X1, giving the protein MASSSYLVLFFFLVLAGFGACMANQISLGSRLMAKENQTVVSDNGTFALGFSPMDEDNRYQLAIWFAELPGDRTIVWSANRNSAVTNNAILELETTGNLVLMDGDATIWTSNTSGTGVEFASLLESGNFILYNEANRPMWQSFSHPSDTLLPNQPLSVSLELTTAKSPSHGGYYALKMLQQRTSLSLALTYNMPESTYNTSPESYYNNSYWTGPEISNVTGDVIAVLDEAGSFGIVYGESSDGAVYVYKNDGDDGGLSAASNKSNRLSVLRRLTLETNGNLRLYRWDDDVNGSRQWVSEWAAVSTPCDISGICGNGICTLDRTKANASCSCLPGTYKVNSGGQCSENSSLIGRCDSKQDYQPSQFRMSTVQQTNYYLPKFSVIANYSDIENVSKCGDVCLADCECVASVYGLDDENAYCWVLRSMEFGGFQDPGSTLFVKIRSNGSVVPEGDTRGSGDSSDGSSSNREKVLVIPIVLSMTVLIALLCLLLYYNVHKRRSFKRDMEKSLILSGAPMNFSYRDLQVRTWNFSQLLGTGGFGSVYKGSLADGTLVAVKKLERVLPHGEKEFITEVNTIGSMHHMNLVRLCGYCSEASQRLLVYEFMKNGSLDKWIFPSKYSGHRLLDWETRFNIAVGTAQGIAYFHEQCRDRIIHCDIKPENILIDENFCPKVSDFGLAKMMGREHSQVVTMVRGTRGYLAPEWVSNRPITVKADVYSYGMLLLEIVGGRRNLDMSFDVDDFFYPGWAFKEMTSGEPLKVADRRLEGAVEEEELIRALQTAFWCIQDEVFMRPTMGEVVRMLEGSVEINMPPMPQTVLELIDEGLDHVYRAMRREFNNHFSSFTINTHHSSQATCSYSTVSPR; this is encoded by the exons aaattctgctgtcaccaacaatgcaATCCTGGAGCTAGAGACCACCGGAAACCTTGTTCTCATGGATGGTGATGCtactatttggacctccaacacTTCAGGCACCGGCGTTGAATTTGCATCCCTATTAGAATCTGGAAACTTCATCTTATACAATGAAGCCAACCGCCCTATGTGGCAGAGTTTCTCACATCCATCTGATACTCTCCTCCCAAACCAGCCTCTTTCGGTCTCTTTAGAGCTCACAACAGCTAAGTCACCCTCTCATGGTGGCTATTATGCTCTCAAAATGCTTCAACAGCGCACTTCGTTAAGCCTTGCATTGACTTATAATATGCCAGAAAGTACTTACAATACCTCACCAGAATCTTACTATAACAACTCTTACTGGACTGGACCGGAGATATCAAATGTGACAGGAGATGTCATAGCGGTTTTGGATGAAGCAGGAAGCTTTGGAATTGTGTACGGTGAGTCTTCAGATGGAGCTGTATATGTGTACAAgaatgatggtgatgatggaggACTATCAGCAGCCTCAAACAAATCAAACAGGTTGTCAGTTCTTCGGAGATTGACACTCGAAACTAATGGAAATTTGCGTTTGTATCGTTGGGATGATGATGTCAATGGGTCAAGGCAATGGGTGTCAGAGTGGGCTGCAGTTTCAACACCATGTGACATTTCTGGAATTTGTGGTAATGGGATTTGTACTTTAGATAGGACCAAGGCCAATGCTTCTTGCTCATGTCTGCCAGGGACTTATAAGGTGAATAGTGGAGGTCAGTGTTCAGAGAACTCATCATTGATTGGAAGATGTGATTCGAAGCAGGATTATCAACCTTCACAGTTTAGAATGTCCACGGTGCAGCAAACCAATTACTATTTGccaaaattttcagtcataGCAAATTATAGTGACATTGAAAATGTATCAAAATGTGGAGATGTTTGCTTAGCTGATTGTGAATGTGTTGCTTCAGTTTACGGGCTTGATGATGAAAATGCTTACTGTTGGGTTTTGAGGAGCATGGAGTTTGGTGGCTTTCAGGACCCTGGCTCAACCTTGTTTGTCAAAATTAGGTCCAATGGCTCGGTGGTACCAGAGGGAGATACAAGAGGATCCGGGGATTCATCAGATGGGTCTAGTAGTAACAGAGAAAAGGTTTTGGTTATACCTATTGTTCTGAGCATGACTGTTCTTATAGCCCTCCTATGTCTCTTACTATATTACAATGTGCATAAGAGGAGATCCTTCAAGAGAGACATGGAGAAGTCTTTAATCTTGTCTGGTGCTCCAATGAATTTTAGTTACCGTGATTTACAAGTTCGTACCTGGAATTTTTCACAGCTGCTTGGAACTG GGGGCTTTGGGAGTGTGTACAAGGGAAGCCTTGCAGATGGTACTTTGGTTGCAGTTAAAAAACTTGAAAGGGTTTTGCCCCATGGGGAGAAGGAGTTTATAACTGAAGTCAACACCATTGGCTCTATGCATCACATGAACTTGGTTCGGCTATGTGGCTACTGCTCCGAAGCTTCACAACG GCTTTTGGTTTATGAATTCATGAAAAATGGGTCATTGGACAAATGGATATTTCCCTCAAAATATTCTGGACATAGGTTGCTGGACTGGGAAACTCGCTTTAACATAGCAGTGGGAACTGCACAAGGGATTGCATATTTTCATGAGCAATGTCGAGATCGAATAATACACTGTGACATCAAGCCGGAAAATATTCTTATAGATGAAAATTTCTGTCCTAAAGTGTCTGACTTTGGACTAGCTAAGATGATGGGAAGAGAGCACTCACAGGTTGTTACCATGGTCAGAGGAACTAGAGGCTATTTGGCTCCAGAGTGGGTGAGTAACCGGCCTATAACTGTCAAGGCTGATGTTTATAGCTATGGCATGCTTCTCCTAGAGATCGTTGGTGGTCGAAGAAACCTTGACATGTCTTTTGATGTTGATGACTTCTTCTATCCTGGATGGGCTTTTAAG GAGATGACAAGTGGAGAGCCACTGAAAGTTGCAGATAGGAGACTAGAAGGAgcagtggaagaagaagaactcaTAAGAGCCTTGCAAACCGCATTTTGGTGCATACAAGATGAGGTTTTCATGAGACCTACAATGGGGGAAGTGGTGAGGATGCTGGAAGGATCGGTCGAAATCAACATGCCACCAATGCCCCAGACGGTTTTGGAGTTAATTGATGAAGGCTTAGATCATGTGTACAGAGCCATGAGGAGAGAGTTCAACAACCACTTCAGCTCATTCACCATCAACACCCACCATTCATCTCAAGCTACATGCAGTTATTCCACAGTGTCCCCTAGATAG